Within Anolis sagrei isolate rAnoSag1 chromosome 3, rAnoSag1.mat, whole genome shotgun sequence, the genomic segment ACCCTTATGGCCCTGCTTTCTGGATTTGGTGCTGTGAATTGTCCATATACTTATATGTCTTATTTTCTAAGgtgaattttgtatttatttgtttcatttcatttgtgTGTCACTCTCCCAGAGTGGGATCTAAGGTAGATCTCAGAGACAGTCATTTTAAAAAGATTCACAATACGATTTAGGAAAAATTGTggaatttgtttccaaaaggtacacAATCCATTTGAACAAATTATGCAGGAATAGAAAAATAATGTGCCATGGAAAAATGTCACAGCTGGTAGTGAGGGGGATAGGAAAATGTGTGTCTAAAATGCTTTGCTTACAGGGATTGTGGTAACTGAGCCCTGGGTAAATAACTGGTTGTTCCTGCCTTTGCTCTCAGCAAGATATCTCAAGGAAAAAAGGCATTTCAAAAGAGATTGCAAGCTCTTTATTTAAAAGAGGGGGTGGTGGTGCAAAGCTGCGGTAGTCTTTCTTCTCTGCGTAAGAGAAGCACACTTCAGCTCTTTTAAGGTACCATAGTTGCTCCTGGGCCTCTGGACACAAgcagggaggaagagagatgtGCTGTTGAAACTTGACAGTAAACTGTAGCAATCAAAACATAATAGATTATAGAAATGAGATTGGCGAAGTAACTGGGAAACTTTGGGTGAGTGCAGATGAGGGTTTTGGTGAGCACTTGGCTCATCGGCACCCAGATCATTTCTGTTTATGTTTGGTTCTTCTctaatggtattattattattattattattaataataataatattttaattattttttaatttaatcaaGTTTGattgtatgttagttcactattatgggagtcttaggatagtgattattgttgatttgtgtacatttctgtttttgtttttaatgttgatatggtcagtggactaatcaataaactttgctttgcccaataataataataataataataataataataataataataataatggtaaaggtttcccttgacatgaagtctagtcgtgtctgactctgaggggtggtgcttacTTCCATTTCTAGGcctaagagccggtgttgtccgtaaacacctccaaggtcatgtggccagcatgacagcacagagcgctgttaccttcccgcagaagcggtacctactcacatttgcatgttttcgtactgctagattggcagaagttgggcctaacagcgagagctcaccctgctccctgaatgtgaactgttgaccttttggtcaatgtttggcaactcagtggtttaacctgctgcgccatcagggcccccgctttatctccccaaagggtaaACAAGGGACAGAGGatagaagcaagaaaggaagtATTTCTAGTAATTTCTAGTTCAAGGATGGCGCATGGCTAGATTGAGTTGGCCATTCTTtgtattagagcagtggttctcaacctgggatccccagatgtttttggcctacaactcccagaaatcctaacagctggtaaactggctgggatttctgtgagttgtaggccaaaaacatctggggaccccaggttgagaaccactgtattagagagtaaaatcatagagttggaagagaccacaagggccatataGTCCAATCCCTAGTTATGTAAGAAAATGcagtcaaagcacttctgacagatggtcatctagcctcatCTTAAAACCCCCCAGAGAAGTATTATAATGCCAGAATAATATCAATCACCTTATATTCCTGTCTTTTTGTAGGAATGTGACAGATGCAGATATTCTAGCTTTGGAACGCCGACTCCTCCAAACTATGGACATGATCATCAGCAAGAAAAAAAGGCGAGGCAGTAATCTTGGGATTAAAATCTTATCAGGAGAATGACTTGCCAGTAGACAAATTATTCttactgtagaccagtggttctcaacctgtgggtcgcagcCAAGCAGTGGGCCATGAAAGTGAAAATCCGGTCCCTAGTGAGCAAAATATGACATGATGGTTTGAAGGTCAAGAGAAATGTCATTCAGTTCAGCCATACTACAGTGCTGCAAAAATGATATCTCATGTAATCGTTGTTCTCTTCCTTCTTGAGAGGTTTTTGCATCGCTATCATTGTCCTACGAGGCATATGTGGGTAGGCTTGAAGACTAGTGTCATAGGCATCGAAGATTTGTCAGAGGTGGCTTGGGATCAAGGTGGAGCTTTTTGCAGCAGTAGATTTTCCAACATGCATATttgatgtgtatgtgtatgtggaaCTTAACATTTTTTTCTCCACTTTTGCTGGGATCCAGCATTCCTAAATCTCAAGCCTACCATATTTAGACTTCTAAAGTGTGAGAGTGACTTAAAGTGGACCCaataacattttaatttaaaTCATCTTTATTGTGAAGATTTTACATTAAGGGGGTAATTAAAATGAGATAGGGTATATAGCAAGGGGAAGAAGTGAGATGGAAGGGGCTTTGGGGTTTTGGAGTgggggaagggaaaaggggaggaggagaataaagagagaaaacatatataataataataaaaagaggggGGATGTGGATCCAATAAAATCCATGGAACATGAGTTAGTCATGATTTAGCTTATCTCTCCTTAATTTCACGATGTCCTCTTAAATTGACTGAAGCTGGATCAAATCCACTATAAATGTGTGCTGCATTTTATTTTGGTTCTAGTTTGTATCTCATGTTTTTTTAATCACTTGGTTTTTCCTTCCAATCAGGATAGCAATGGTTCACAGAAACATGTTCCAGAGAGGGGAAGTACACAACAAAACCAGTGGTTTCTGGGGAATGATAAAAAGCGTTACAACATCCTCAACAGGCGGTGAAAGTATCCTTTATGGTTTGCTTTGGAAAAGTGATTGGTGGGTTGACAGGTAGTTAAGCAAAACAATGTGAGGAGATCATTATTAACATGTAGCACACAGACTATGTAGAACTCCTTACCTGCAATTCTTTAATGTCATATATCTTGCAGAATGTAACAGTAATCCGGAGCTCTTTCTATGCATGGGCATAAAAGCTTGACAGTAAAAAAAGATGTCAAGAAACCCCTGAAGGATGCTAAAGGAGAATGCTTTGGTTACCAAGGGCTGGTAAAACagcaaataaatgggtcctagagtaAATCAAGCCTGCACTTTCACTAAAAGCCATAATGTGCAATATTGAGTAGAAGCCAATAGGAAAAGAGAAATATTGCCTTAAGGTCAAGGAAATCATagccctgaatttgcaagacaTAAGTAGGGCAGATGATGACTTGGGTTCTAGTAGGTCTTTCAGTCATAGGCATGTCATGAATCAAAATCAACATCAATTAGCAACAGTAAATCTAGGACTGCAAAATACCTGCCCCATTGGGACATTTACTCTTTTGACAAGCCTGCAGTTCTCATAAATGATAGTGAATGGAAATGAGAAATATCCAGTATGCATAACCTTAGCTGTGTATCCTAACCTCTCTTTTTACAAGACGAATATGTCAGTATTTATTTAGATACCTTACTGGGAAAGAAATGTTGTGAGATATAGCCAGGTATTGAGAGTCAACTGCAACTTATTGTTGTGGCTGACTTATCTTCTTCCTTGTGTTTGAATATCTTGGATTACATCCGAGATTTCAGCATTGTTTAGGTATGAGATGTAATAACTAGCAGATAAGTGAGGAAGACGCATTGCATAACTGTACATACTATAGCTATTACAATATTTATTCTATTTCCCCTCTATaaggcccccggtggtgcagcaggttaaaccgctgagctgctgaactttctgactgaaaggttggccagtagaatctggggagtggggtgagctcctgttgttaggcccagcttctgccaacccagcagttcgaaaacgttccagtgtgagtagatcaatgggtacttcttctgtgggaaggtaacggtgctccatggagGTGTCCATGACCActaccccacagagtcggacacaactagacttaacctTTACCTTCCCCTCCATAACTTCTCATACAACTTAAACATGTTTGAACATTACAATGTTGCGCTCTTCTCTGCTGCCTGTTTTGGAACCAACCAAGTGATCTGAGGTTCTCTTAAGAAAACAGACAAATTGTCCTAGTTACAGAGGGAGAAATGCAGTTCTACTAACTACAGCATCTGATTTGCATCAACCATTGCAATCCTCCAGGTGGCAGTGGTGCACAATTTCTGTAGTAGATAAATAACTAAAAAGTAACAATGCTGGTTTATGAGTAAAAACACAACTCACTTAGACAGTGATTTTACTGTAACCAGCTAAAATCCCAGAGAAGTCTGAATGCTTCTGAGTTCTCCCAAATTTCTCAATTGGCTATGAAAAGAAAGGAACCAGAAGGGTCCCAAAACTAGCTGAGATGTTATACCTATAGGCTCTAAAAGTTGAACTCAAATCGGGTTATGAGATAAGTGAATATCTAGTAGGTGCACAGTATCAGATTGCACGTAGTGATGTAATATTGAGAAAAAGAGCCAATAGGCCAGTTTCCATTTGTGAAGGGCCAAAAGCTACCTGTATTTGGTGAAATTGTATTTGGTGAAATTACACAGATTGCCAAATATGAAGCAATTTGCACAATAATTCCACAGCAAAGTAAACTATGTTGTGCTTTAAAGAAGGGGCTGGGTTTTTGTATACTGTATGCCTTTGTTGACTCATAATTTTGAAAGCTTTTTGGTGAATCTGCTATTATTGAAGGGACAAAAGGAAACTGGAAAtgtgtgctatatatatatattccctcaGAAGATATTAAATGGGACTTTGCCCTTAACAACGTTGATTGGCCAGATCTGGCGCTTATCCAGCAGGAAGTAGATGCTCTGGAGGAGCTGAGTCGCCAGCTTTTCTTGGAGACGGCCGACCTGCATGCTACCAAGGTGCAGGCTAAGGGGATTGCTCTCATTCCTGATGGGTGGGTAAAAGAAATGGCAGAGTGGGCAAAAACAAGGGAGCAAATTTAGAAAACATCCAGTGGGTGTATGTGCTATTGGGAGCTTTAGCTCATCTACTCattattcctccccccccccttttttttcttaaaagtgTTGATGATCAAGACCATTGCCCAGTTCAAACCTTTTCATGAGCCATACACATGGAAATGAATGTATATTGCAGTCAGTCTTGCTGCCTGGATAGAAAATAATTCGTTTATGGGAAGGTTTTCATCTGCAGTGAATGCCCGTATTACTCAGAGCAAGGAAAATGCTTTCTGGACTACAGTTTCCATCATCCTCCAGGATGCAGTGGTAATTCTGGCCGGAGGATTCATGCCATTTTAACCTAAGCTGTAATGCTGTCAGATACTTTTTTTGGtctcaagagcaacttgagaaactgcaagtcgcttttagtgtgagagaattggccacctgcaaggatgttgcccatgggacacctggatgtgttaccatactgtgggaggcttctctcgcatgagaagctggagctgacagacgggagctcatcccgctcatcagattcaaactgccgacctttcgagTCAGTAATCCTGTCGGCACCCTTTGCGCCACTGGGTGCTTCTTGTCATAGACtgaaacaccaaaaaaaaaaaaaaaaagaaaaaagaaaagaaaagaaaaaaagagagagagaatgtggccttgtgagaTAAAGTCTAGgcttgttttttttattgtgtaagTTGAATGTATTTGTCCTTGGCAAATCTTGATCTGGCAGCTGCAAAAAGGTCAACATGTACACTCTCTGTGTGTCACATGGTCTGTATGGTATGCTAATTGTTTTATTGATGAGAAATCTATGAAGTAAGACATGTCAGGTTAAAATGAATGATTCATGGAACTGAAAAAGGTTTCCTCTCTGCAGGAAAGAATAGAATATTCAAAGACATTCCAAGGGAAATACTTCAACTTTCTGGGCTACTTTTTCTCCATCTACTGTGTTTGGAAAATTTTTATGGTATGTAATACTATTATTGAGATAAGTATTTTTCTTACGGTTGCATTTTTGTAGATTCTTAGCGCATCCTTGACTTCTATTCTTCATTCCACCCCATTTACGAAGTGTGAATGTGACAGATTGGTATGCATTTTCCTCTTTAGAAGTGCATAATAGATTTTTTGTATTAAAAATTGTGTGACCTCTtagttgtatttttttaaagagataGTTTTTCAGACAAAGGCCACATCTTCTACTTTATAATTATACACACATACTATGGAAGAAGCATTCATATATCCTATGATGGTTGTAGTGACAGTAATGTATattgtgttttttccccttttcctttgctCTCTTTTTAGGCAACAATTAATATTGTATTTGACAGAGTTGGGAAGACTGATCCTGTTACAAGAGGAATTGAGATTACCGTGAATTACTTGGGGATTCAGTTTGATGTGAGCACTTATAAAAAATGAACTTCTTTTAGCAATGTTCCTTTATACTTACTGCATTCTATTCTGTTCACAGCTAGATAATATGTGAGTTAATATAGGCTTTTGAAAGGTTGCATGATCTTGTAATACTTATTGACAGATGCCATTagcatcttgttgttgttgttttgatccacaacaagattagtacacagtaaacaagatcactatgctggcttttgtatttgatcacatgtcggatacttcccaagtaagtgtctagggctgtgtgatgtattggcgaatgatAGGTGCAGATCTGAATagggtagccttctgcagctgacagatggtaattttgtcagcaccgattgtttttaagtacaggccaaggtctttaggcactgattACTGCTCGGACCACCTTTACTGAGTTaaaccagagtctttgcagttctgtctttaaatcctcatataatgcaaacttttccagttgcttctcgacaattctgctgtcacctgggattgcaacattgacgatccatacttagttttttcccatgattgtgaggtcaggagcattATGCTCcacaactctgtcagtctgaattcggaagtcccagagtaatttgacatgttcattttctgtaacttttttccaacttgtgatcccactagatgatgatgatgattattattattattattatttacccttTTTACCAATGTAGGGACTCAAGGAGAGTTAAAGACTAACCCCCTTTGAGTTCCTGTATTgttagaaaggtgggataaaaatgaaaaaatgctGAGAACTGCCATGAGTTTAAattttggggaaaaggtgggatatagcAACAACTACTACTGAAATCTTTCATGGAAGAGGGTGACTTGATCTATAACATAGCCCAGCAAAAAATATTTGTGTCTtgatttttaggtctgttcctggggttatttgcaatgctgattcagaaaattgcattggatagacatcaTCAGCTCTggcttcttagatatggttataaaGAGTATCTATGGATGAACAAATTAAGATTGGCATATGACATAcattctgtatttcaaaaaactAGAGTTGATAGGGGAAAGCTGTGCCATTATTGGAAATagtaggtcaaatatacccagaaactagactaacatttgaggcatcatAATAGTATGTTGGCCAGTGAAATCTGTTTCTTATGACTAAAATTAACTCTGACTCCTATGTTAACTATGTGAACAATACTATCAAGAACTATATGTGTGCAACTAAAATATCTGAAAGGTATATCTAGGCAGCCTGTGTGTTAATGCTCAAATGAAGTAGCCACTCTGTGAACCACTCTGAGAGTTTAACCGTCCTCTCTCTTCATGTCACTGCAGGTAAAATTCTGGTCCCAGCATATTTCCTTTATCCTTGTTGGAATAATTATTGTCACTTCTATCAGAGGTTTGTTGATAACACTTACAAAGGTAAGTTTggacatttttttccatgtcaggagcgacttgagaaactgcaagtcacttctggtgtgagataattggctgtttgcaagggcgttgcccaggggacgcctgggtgttttaccatcttgtgggaggcttctctcatctccccacatgaggagctggagctgacagacgggagctcaccctgcttcccagactCGAACCGCTGAACTTTCGGTCAACAATTCTGCCGGTACAAGAGCTTAACCCTTTGcgacactgggggctccagtatgGACATGAGGCTGTTCCACATAGTTGAACAGAGGAGTGTGTGAATGAGAGAATTTAGTTCGTTTGTAAGATCTTAAGATAGATTGATCTGTATagtatttaccccccccccccccccaaaaaaagcggAAGCCCCTTGTATTGTTCTGTCATATTGTCATTATACTTTAGGGATCTGAGTTATATTTGACATTATAGTACAGCTAGAAAATAACAGTGTTGTGTAGTAGAATATCTGTTTCAACTGTTTCtagcaatttaattaaaacattggCTTCTTCTGAGACCTTTTGCTCTTGGCAATATTGGAAACTTTGCTTTGAATGTGTGTTGGGAATATGAAGGTTATTGGTGCATGTCATGTTCCCTTCTGGTCATGCAGAGGGAGGattgctgttgccttcctctgaatataGTCTGCAGCACCTGGCATTCCTTGTCAGTCTCCATAACCAGCcagatcctgcttagcttctcaGATCAGACAGGATTAGTGGGGGAAATGGCAAGTGTGACAATTCTGCAGTGCTGCTCATTCTTTTGCAGGTATAAAACATTGGCGTGGCTATTGGAAAGTAGAAAGCAACCTCAAAGAAACCTGGTCATATTAACAGCACATTCAATTTCATGATGatcatgtaatatatatatatatagttgggtCATACAGCTTGTATGGATCATGAGATCTGTCTTATGTATGGATTAGAAAAATCATGGATAGCATTCTCAAGATAATGGCATATTTTCCCCAACTACTGCAAGCCCTTGAAtaattgttttggggtttttttttggaattTCCAAGACATTTGAAACATAATACAGTTGTTTTATCACATCTTATATTCCAAGATCTATATTCCCAACCTATGTAAGTAATGGGAGCATTACTTACGTAGCATTATAAAAATACAGCACTGTCAAACCTATCATTTCTACATTATTCCAATTTTATCCGTTACATATAGTTATTGTAATGTGTTCATTCATTGCTCAGCCACAATCTTTCTTGGATGTTTGGGGATTTAAATTCACCATTGCTTTTACACGTGAAGTTACTAAATGACTTCCTAGTTTAATCAAATAGATCTTCTTTCAACTCTTCTTTTGCTAATCTTAATTTATAGGTTAGCTTTTCCAATAGTTTCAATTCTTCTTTTACTAATTTTAACTTTTCCAATAGAGCTAGTATCGATGTCCTGTTTAACCAACTCTTTATTGTCGGATTCTCTAACTTTTTCCAGGATTTCACTGGAATTTTTCCAAACTGTATTGAAGTTTGCCTGTTTGAAAGGGTACCTGGTTTTAATCAGGGCCACTTGCATTTACAGTTGTCCCTCGACAtttcataaaatcacagagttggaagagaccacgtgggccatccagtccaaccccctgccaagaaccaggaaaatcacattcaaagcactcctaacaggtggccatccagcctctgtttaaaagtctccaaagaagctccttctttggaagctccttccaccacactctggaagctccttccaccacactctggaagctccttccaccacactctggggcagagagttcatctgctgaagttcttcctaatgttcaggtggaatctgaatTCCTGCAagttgaaaccattgttccacgtcctagtctccagggcagtagaaaacaagcttgcttcttccttcctatcaattctcacatatttatacatggccatcatgtctcctctcagccttctcatctgcaagctaaacatgtccagttctttaagccgctcctcatagggcttcttctccagacctctgatcattttagtcaccctcctctggacacattccagcttgtcaacatctcccttcaattgtggtgcccagaattggacacagtatttcaggtgtggttagaccaaggcagaatagaagggtggcatgacttccctggatctagacactatgctcctgtttatgcaggccaaaatcccattggctttttaagctgctgcatcacattgttggctcatgtttaacttgttgtccacaaagactccaatatctttttcacacgtactgctgtcgagccatgtatctttgcatttcaattttttctgcctaagaacAAATgctgttttgacttttgcagatttgattattcacagttttgatttaaaaaattcTCTAGGTACTGCAGTGTGACTCTAGTTATACTGAGTGATCTGTAGAGTTTAGAAAGAGcacttttctaggaatctctaggtctgcTAAGCTGATTCTTCTaatggaaattgaccatagaattgtgctggaagatGTAGACATTTCTTAAAAAGTTATCTCTAaggtaaaaaaaatctatatcacATTTTGTCACTTTCACAGCGGGCCTGTGCCTCTTACCCAGCCAATGTGAAGGGCTGATTGCAGAGTAAAATATCTTACATAGTCATTGCCATAAAAATGCAATTTCTTGTTTCTGATCCCAAATGGACGTAGAAGACAATGTGTGATATCCTCAGAGGGGAAAAGATAGTTTTGTTAAGTCATCCTAATGATTTGACAGATCAAGAGTTAAATCCAATGACTAGTTATAACTGGATTGAGTGTTAACTTTTTCTAGTTGACTCTTTTAAATAAATTGGTGATATAACAAGCACAGTCCCATTCTAAAGTCATGCCAAGTATGAGGAATTGATGCTTTATGTGATGAATATTATAGTTATTTTCTAGTTTTATTCTAGAAATATTATTAATATGTCTTTGATAATAGGTTGCTTCCTATGTAGGTGTGTAATTACATGTTCTGGCAAGCTGATGTTTGTCTGTCTTCCTCCACAGTTTTTCTATGCTATCTCGAGCAGCAAATCTTCCAACGTTATAGTTTTGTTGCTGGCACAGATCATGGTGAGTATTTCGGGGAACTTTGAAGGAGAAAAGCTACTTCTTGTCCTCTCCAATCTGTTTATTCAGCGGGGGAAACAGGGCACCTGAtggttcttttctcttccttgcaGGGGATGTATTTTGTGTCTTCGGTGCTACTTATTCGGATGAGCATGCCCTTGGAGTATCGCACCATCATTACCGAAGTCCTAGGGGAATTGCAGTTCAACTTCTACCACCGCTGGTTTGATGTGATATTCCTTGTCAGCGCTCTCTCCAGTATCCTCTTCCTATATCTCGCACATAAGCAGGCTCCTGAAAAACATATGGCACCCTGACTGCTTCTTAATCCTTCGTTGCATGGTGGGTGAGGACGATGTGTTGGCATACTGCCGTCTTATAGTGGCTGCTCCTACGATGGATAATCGGCTCCTTGGTTCAGATCAAATGATTAGCTGCGGGCAAAGAGGGGCAAGAGGTGGCCTGCGAGATGCAGCTCTCGGAAGACAAGTATGTCCTTGGGGAAATAAACcacaagaggaaaagaaaaaagagctcTCAGGAAGCAGGAGTGGGAGAAACTGCTCTGTAGTGTTTGGAAAATGAGACTGGCAATATTGTCTTAATCTGGAAAGTGGTGATTCTGGAACCAAATTTCTAAATAAATCGGATTTTGTAATAATTTGTGGTATTTATCAATCCTAAACTTTTTGCTTTTGATAGCTTAAAGGGGGGCCAAGAGTGCAGAATTATATGGGCATTTCTAACATTGTCCTGAGAAGCTTGTGACCCAACTGAATACTGTCTACTTTCATTTTTTACCTTATATTACGGTTACAGATTCACATCAGTGGTCTAATATTGTTAGGCCATAATATGGGTAGCAGGAATACAGTACAGTCAACTCCCTGCATACCTGGGATTCTGCATCCCCAGATTCAACCACACATGTCttcaaaatatttgtaaaaaattcaaaaaccaaAGTTCGATTTTGCTCTTATAtataagggccccctggtggtgcagcaagttaaactgctgaacttgctgaccgaaaggttggcagttcaaatccggggagcagggtgagttcctgctgttaggctcagcttctgccaacctagcagtttgaaaacatgcaaatgtgactagatcaataggtatcgcttattcaggaaggtaacggcactccctGCAGTCATATGaccatgatcttggaggtgcctatggacaatgccggctctttggattagaaatggagatgagcaccaccacccagagttggacatgattaaatttaatgtcaggggaaacctggacacaattttactgcagatgtgtgtgtgtgtgtatgtaaaggAATTTGAGGATCCACGGATTTTGATATCTATGAGGGTCTTGGAGCCAATATCAGTGGATACCAATGGCCCGTGTTATTATGAAATGCATTTCAGCCCTTTTATTGCTTTATTGCAACCATTTATTGTAAATAATACCCGCACCTTGTAGAATTTCAGTAGCAAAGATCTATGTATTATAATAATCTGCTATTGCTGGTGGAATACAGCAGGGTGTCATTGCTGGTCTTTGAATACCTTCCCTAGACAGAGTGGTGTACCTGCGAATAATATGGGGACAACTCCCAGTAGCAGCTGATAATAAAGTCATGG encodes:
- the GPR89B gene encoding Golgi pH regulator B, coding for MSFLIDSSIMVVSQILFFGFGWLFFMRQLFKDYEVRQYVVQVVFSVTFAFSCTMFELIIFEILGVLSSSSRYFHWKLNLCVILLVLVFMVPFYIGYFVVSNIRLLHKHRLIFACTIWLIFMYFFWKLGDPFPILSPKHGILSIEQLISRVGVIGVTLMALLSGFGAVNCPYTYMSYFLRNVTDADILALERRLLQTMDMIISKKKRIAMVHRNMFQRGEVHNKTSGFWGMIKSVTTSSTGGENLALIQQEVDALEELSRQLFLETADLHATKERIEYSKTFQGKYFNFLGYFFSIYCVWKIFMATINIVFDRVGKTDPVTRGIEITVNYLGIQFDVKFWSQHISFILVGIIIVTSIRGLLITLTKFFYAISSSKSSNVIVLLLAQIMGMYFVSSVLLIRMSMPLEYRTIITEVLGELQFNFYHRWFDVIFLVSALSSILFLYLAHKQAPEKHMAP